A window of the Capricornis sumatraensis isolate serow.1 chromosome 9, serow.2, whole genome shotgun sequence genome harbors these coding sequences:
- the MIDN gene encoding midnolin isoform X4, with the protein MEPQPGGARSCRRGAPGGACELSPTSETAPMSLAIHSTTGTRYELSVPPDETVDGLRKRLSQRLKVPKERLALLHKDTRLSSGKLQEFGVGDGSKLTLVPTVEAGLMSQASRPEQSVMQALESLTETQVSDFLSGRSPLTLALRVGDHMMFVQLQLAAQHAPLQHRHVLAAAAAATRGDPSMTTTPVSSPCRPVSSAARVPPVPTSPAPASSPVTAGSFRSHSASTTCPEMDCSSAASTGASPTSPTGGSPTSRSRKPGAVIESFVNHAPGVFSGTFSGTLHPNCQDSSGRPRRDIGTILQILNDLLSATRHYQGMPPSLTQLRCHAQCTPDLGPKTTSCEKLAAAAPASLSQARLCKPPGDRLRQTENRATRCKVERLQLLLQQKRLRRKARRDARGPYHWPPSRKAGRSDSTSSGGGGGPSEAAGLGLDFEDSVWKPEVNPDIKSEFVVA; encoded by the exons ATGGAGCCGCAGCCCGGCGGCGCCCGGAGCTGCCGGCGCGGGGCCCCCGGCGGCGCCTGCGAGCTGAGCCCGACGTCCGAGACGGCGCCCATGAGCCTGGCCATCCACAGCACGACAGGCACCCGCTACGAGCTGTCGGTGCCCCCCGACGAGACGGTGGATGGGCTGCGCAAGCGGCTGTCCCAGCGCCTCAAAGTGCCCAAGGAGCGCCTGGCGCTGCTCCACAAAGACAC CCGGCTCAGTTCGGGGAAGCTGCAGGAGTTCGGCGTGGGGGATGGCAGCAAGCTGACGCTCGTGCCCACCGTGGAGGCGGGCCTCATG tctcaggcctccaggccagaacaATCTGTGATGCAGGCCCTGGAGAGCTTGACAGAGACGCAG GTCAGTGACTTCTTGTCAGGCCGCTCGCCGCTGACCCTGGCGCTGCGTGTGGGGGACCACATGATGTTTGTCCAGTTGCAGCTCGCAGCCCAGCATGCCCCGCTGCAGCACCGCCACGTgctggctgctgctgccgccgctacCCGCGGGGACCCCAGCATGACCACCACCCCTGTGTCCTCTCCCTGCCGGCCAGTGTCAAGTGCCGCCCGTGTCCCCCCAGTGCCCACCAGTCCTGCCCCGGCATCCTCACCTGTCACAGCCGGCTCTTTCCGCTCCCATTCAGCCTCTACCACCTGCCCCGAG ATGGACTGTTCCTCCGCTGCCAGCACTGGTGCCAGCCCCACATCTCCCACTGGAGGCAGCCCCACCTCTCGCTCCCGAAAACCTGGCGCAGTCATCGAGAGCTTCGTGAACCACGCCCCGGGGGTCTTCTCAGGGACCTTCTCTG GCACGCTGCACCCCAACTGCCAGGACAGCAGTGGGCGGCCGAGGCGGGACATCGGGACCATCCTGCAGATCCTCAATGACCTCCTAAGTGCCACACGGCACTACCAGGGCATGCCCCCATCACTCACACAGCTGCGTTGCCACGCCCAGTGCACCCCAGACCTTGGCCCCAAAACTACCTCCTGTGAGAAGCTGGCGGCCGCGGCCCCGGCCTCCCTGAGCCAGGCCCGCTTGTGCAAGCCCCCGG GGGACCGGCTGCGGCAGACAGAGAACCGAGCCACCCGCTGTAAGGTGGAGCGCCTGCAGCTGCTGCTTCAGCAGAAACGGCTCCGCAGAAAGGCCCGGCGTGATGCCCGCGGTCCCTACCACTGGCCGCCCAGCCGCAAGGCCGGCCGCAGTGACAGCACCAGCAGTGGGGGAGGTGGCGGCCCCAGCGAGGCAGCCGGCTTGGGCCTTGACTTCGAGGACTCCGTCTGGAAGCCAGAAGTGAACCCCGACATCAAATCAGAGTTTGTGGTGGCCTAG
- the MIDN gene encoding midnolin isoform X1 produces MEPQPGGARSCRRGAPGGACELSPTSETAPMSLAIHSTTGTRYELSVPPDETVDGLRKRLSQRLKVPKERLALLHKDTRLSSGKLQEFGVGDGSKLTLVPTVEAGLMSQASRPEQSVMQALESLTETQPPVAPDLGRAGGGGFRKYRFILFKHPWHRQGPQNPQRGGERPQVSDFLSGRSPLTLALRVGDHMMFVQLQLAAQHAPLQHRHVLAAAAAATRGDPSMTTTPVSSPCRPVSSAARVPPVPTSPAPASSPVTAGSFRSHSASTTCPEQMDCSSAASTGASPTSPTGGSPTSRSRKPGAVIESFVNHAPGVFSGTFSGTLHPNCQDSSGRPRRDIGTILQILNDLLSATRHYQGMPPSLTQLRCHAQCTPDLGPKTTSCEKLAAAAPASLSQARLCKPPGDRLRQTENRATRCKVERLQLLLQQKRLRRKARRDARGPYHWPPSRKAGRSDSTSSGGGGGPSEAAGLGLDFEDSVWKPEVNPDIKSEFVVA; encoded by the exons ATGGAGCCGCAGCCCGGCGGCGCCCGGAGCTGCCGGCGCGGGGCCCCCGGCGGCGCCTGCGAGCTGAGCCCGACGTCCGAGACGGCGCCCATGAGCCTGGCCATCCACAGCACGACAGGCACCCGCTACGAGCTGTCGGTGCCCCCCGACGAGACGGTGGATGGGCTGCGCAAGCGGCTGTCCCAGCGCCTCAAAGTGCCCAAGGAGCGCCTGGCGCTGCTCCACAAAGACAC CCGGCTCAGTTCGGGGAAGCTGCAGGAGTTCGGCGTGGGGGATGGCAGCAAGCTGACGCTCGTGCCCACCGTGGAGGCGGGCCTCATG tctcaggcctccaggccagaacaATCTGTGATGCAGGCCCTGGAGAGCTTGACAGAGACGCAG CCCCCAGTGGCTCCTGACCTGGGCCGGGCTGGCGGAGGCGGCTTCCGGAAATACCGATTCATTTTATTTAAGCATCCGTGGCACCGACAGGGACCCCAGAACCCACAGAGGGGCGGCGAGaggccccag GTCAGTGACTTCTTGTCAGGCCGCTCGCCGCTGACCCTGGCGCTGCGTGTGGGGGACCACATGATGTTTGTCCAGTTGCAGCTCGCAGCCCAGCATGCCCCGCTGCAGCACCGCCACGTgctggctgctgctgccgccgctacCCGCGGGGACCCCAGCATGACCACCACCCCTGTGTCCTCTCCCTGCCGGCCAGTGTCAAGTGCCGCCCGTGTCCCCCCAGTGCCCACCAGTCCTGCCCCGGCATCCTCACCTGTCACAGCCGGCTCTTTCCGCTCCCATTCAGCCTCTACCACCTGCCCCGAG CAGATGGACTGTTCCTCCGCTGCCAGCACTGGTGCCAGCCCCACATCTCCCACTGGAGGCAGCCCCACCTCTCGCTCCCGAAAACCTGGCGCAGTCATCGAGAGCTTCGTGAACCACGCCCCGGGGGTCTTCTCAGGGACCTTCTCTG GCACGCTGCACCCCAACTGCCAGGACAGCAGTGGGCGGCCGAGGCGGGACATCGGGACCATCCTGCAGATCCTCAATGACCTCCTAAGTGCCACACGGCACTACCAGGGCATGCCCCCATCACTCACACAGCTGCGTTGCCACGCCCAGTGCACCCCAGACCTTGGCCCCAAAACTACCTCCTGTGAGAAGCTGGCGGCCGCGGCCCCGGCCTCCCTGAGCCAGGCCCGCTTGTGCAAGCCCCCGG GGGACCGGCTGCGGCAGACAGAGAACCGAGCCACCCGCTGTAAGGTGGAGCGCCTGCAGCTGCTGCTTCAGCAGAAACGGCTCCGCAGAAAGGCCCGGCGTGATGCCCGCGGTCCCTACCACTGGCCGCCCAGCCGCAAGGCCGGCCGCAGTGACAGCACCAGCAGTGGGGGAGGTGGCGGCCCCAGCGAGGCAGCCGGCTTGGGCCTTGACTTCGAGGACTCCGTCTGGAAGCCAGAAGTGAACCCCGACATCAAATCAGAGTTTGTGGTGGCCTAG
- the MIDN gene encoding midnolin isoform X3 has translation MEPQPGGARSCRRGAPGGACELSPTSETAPMSLAIHSTTGTRYELSVPPDETVDGLRKRLSQRLKVPKERLALLHKDTRLSSGKLQEFGVGDGSKLTLVPTVEAGLMSQASRPEQSVMQALESLTETQVSDFLSGRSPLTLALRVGDHMMFVQLQLAAQHAPLQHRHVLAAAAAATRGDPSMTTTPVSSPCRPVSSAARVPPVPTSPAPASSPVTAGSFRSHSASTTCPEQMDCSSAASTGASPTSPTGGSPTSRSRKPGAVIESFVNHAPGVFSGTFSGTLHPNCQDSSGRPRRDIGTILQILNDLLSATRHYQGMPPSLTQLRCHAQCTPDLGPKTTSCEKLAAAAPASLSQARLCKPPGDRLRQTENRATRCKVERLQLLLQQKRLRRKARRDARGPYHWPPSRKAGRSDSTSSGGGGGPSEAAGLGLDFEDSVWKPEVNPDIKSEFVVA, from the exons ATGGAGCCGCAGCCCGGCGGCGCCCGGAGCTGCCGGCGCGGGGCCCCCGGCGGCGCCTGCGAGCTGAGCCCGACGTCCGAGACGGCGCCCATGAGCCTGGCCATCCACAGCACGACAGGCACCCGCTACGAGCTGTCGGTGCCCCCCGACGAGACGGTGGATGGGCTGCGCAAGCGGCTGTCCCAGCGCCTCAAAGTGCCCAAGGAGCGCCTGGCGCTGCTCCACAAAGACAC CCGGCTCAGTTCGGGGAAGCTGCAGGAGTTCGGCGTGGGGGATGGCAGCAAGCTGACGCTCGTGCCCACCGTGGAGGCGGGCCTCATG tctcaggcctccaggccagaacaATCTGTGATGCAGGCCCTGGAGAGCTTGACAGAGACGCAG GTCAGTGACTTCTTGTCAGGCCGCTCGCCGCTGACCCTGGCGCTGCGTGTGGGGGACCACATGATGTTTGTCCAGTTGCAGCTCGCAGCCCAGCATGCCCCGCTGCAGCACCGCCACGTgctggctgctgctgccgccgctacCCGCGGGGACCCCAGCATGACCACCACCCCTGTGTCCTCTCCCTGCCGGCCAGTGTCAAGTGCCGCCCGTGTCCCCCCAGTGCCCACCAGTCCTGCCCCGGCATCCTCACCTGTCACAGCCGGCTCTTTCCGCTCCCATTCAGCCTCTACCACCTGCCCCGAG CAGATGGACTGTTCCTCCGCTGCCAGCACTGGTGCCAGCCCCACATCTCCCACTGGAGGCAGCCCCACCTCTCGCTCCCGAAAACCTGGCGCAGTCATCGAGAGCTTCGTGAACCACGCCCCGGGGGTCTTCTCAGGGACCTTCTCTG GCACGCTGCACCCCAACTGCCAGGACAGCAGTGGGCGGCCGAGGCGGGACATCGGGACCATCCTGCAGATCCTCAATGACCTCCTAAGTGCCACACGGCACTACCAGGGCATGCCCCCATCACTCACACAGCTGCGTTGCCACGCCCAGTGCACCCCAGACCTTGGCCCCAAAACTACCTCCTGTGAGAAGCTGGCGGCCGCGGCCCCGGCCTCCCTGAGCCAGGCCCGCTTGTGCAAGCCCCCGG GGGACCGGCTGCGGCAGACAGAGAACCGAGCCACCCGCTGTAAGGTGGAGCGCCTGCAGCTGCTGCTTCAGCAGAAACGGCTCCGCAGAAAGGCCCGGCGTGATGCCCGCGGTCCCTACCACTGGCCGCCCAGCCGCAAGGCCGGCCGCAGTGACAGCACCAGCAGTGGGGGAGGTGGCGGCCCCAGCGAGGCAGCCGGCTTGGGCCTTGACTTCGAGGACTCCGTCTGGAAGCCAGAAGTGAACCCCGACATCAAATCAGAGTTTGTGGTGGCCTAG
- the MIDN gene encoding midnolin isoform X2, which yields MSLAIHSTTGTRYELSVPPDETVDGLRKRLSQRLKVPKERLALLHKDTRLSSGKLQEFGVGDGSKLTLVPTVEAGLMSQASRPEQSVMQALESLTETQPPVAPDLGRAGGGGFRKYRFILFKHPWHRQGPQNPQRGGERPQVTQRGGPGRAGLGALQAGALGLTGLSLQVSDFLSGRSPLTLALRVGDHMMFVQLQLAAQHAPLQHRHVLAAAAAATRGDPSMTTTPVSSPCRPVSSAARVPPVPTSPAPASSPVTAGSFRSHSASTTCPEMDCSSAASTGASPTSPTGGSPTSRSRKPGAVIESFVNHAPGVFSGTFSGTLHPNCQDSSGRPRRDIGTILQILNDLLSATRHYQGMPPSLTQLRCHAQCTPDLGPKTTSCEKLAAAAPASLSQARLCKPPGDRLRQTENRATRCKVERLQLLLQQKRLRRKARRDARGPYHWPPSRKAGRSDSTSSGGGGGPSEAAGLGLDFEDSVWKPEVNPDIKSEFVVA from the exons ATGAGCCTGGCCATCCACAGCACGACAGGCACCCGCTACGAGCTGTCGGTGCCCCCCGACGAGACGGTGGATGGGCTGCGCAAGCGGCTGTCCCAGCGCCTCAAAGTGCCCAAGGAGCGCCTGGCGCTGCTCCACAAAGACAC CCGGCTCAGTTCGGGGAAGCTGCAGGAGTTCGGCGTGGGGGATGGCAGCAAGCTGACGCTCGTGCCCACCGTGGAGGCGGGCCTCATG tctcaggcctccaggccagaacaATCTGTGATGCAGGCCCTGGAGAGCTTGACAGAGACGCAG CCCCCAGTGGCTCCTGACCTGGGCCGGGCTGGCGGAGGCGGCTTCCGGAAATACCGATTCATTTTATTTAAGCATCCGTGGCACCGACAGGGACCCCAGAACCCACAGAGGGGCGGCGAGaggccccaggtcacacagcgtggggggccgggccgggccgggctggGGGCACTGCAGGCTGGGGCCCTAGGCTTGACGGGCCTCTCTCTGCAGGTCAGTGACTTCTTGTCAGGCCGCTCGCCGCTGACCCTGGCGCTGCGTGTGGGGGACCACATGATGTTTGTCCAGTTGCAGCTCGCAGCCCAGCATGCCCCGCTGCAGCACCGCCACGTgctggctgctgctgccgccgctacCCGCGGGGACCCCAGCATGACCACCACCCCTGTGTCCTCTCCCTGCCGGCCAGTGTCAAGTGCCGCCCGTGTCCCCCCAGTGCCCACCAGTCCTGCCCCGGCATCCTCACCTGTCACAGCCGGCTCTTTCCGCTCCCATTCAGCCTCTACCACCTGCCCCGAG ATGGACTGTTCCTCCGCTGCCAGCACTGGTGCCAGCCCCACATCTCCCACTGGAGGCAGCCCCACCTCTCGCTCCCGAAAACCTGGCGCAGTCATCGAGAGCTTCGTGAACCACGCCCCGGGGGTCTTCTCAGGGACCTTCTCTG GCACGCTGCACCCCAACTGCCAGGACAGCAGTGGGCGGCCGAGGCGGGACATCGGGACCATCCTGCAGATCCTCAATGACCTCCTAAGTGCCACACGGCACTACCAGGGCATGCCCCCATCACTCACACAGCTGCGTTGCCACGCCCAGTGCACCCCAGACCTTGGCCCCAAAACTACCTCCTGTGAGAAGCTGGCGGCCGCGGCCCCGGCCTCCCTGAGCCAGGCCCGCTTGTGCAAGCCCCCGG GGGACCGGCTGCGGCAGACAGAGAACCGAGCCACCCGCTGTAAGGTGGAGCGCCTGCAGCTGCTGCTTCAGCAGAAACGGCTCCGCAGAAAGGCCCGGCGTGATGCCCGCGGTCCCTACCACTGGCCGCCCAGCCGCAAGGCCGGCCGCAGTGACAGCACCAGCAGTGGGGGAGGTGGCGGCCCCAGCGAGGCAGCCGGCTTGGGCCTTGACTTCGAGGACTCCGTCTGGAAGCCAGAAGTGAACCCCGACATCAAATCAGAGTTTGTGGTGGCCTAG